In the Pseudonocardia cypriaca genome, one interval contains:
- the octT gene encoding diglucosylglycerate octanoyltransferase — MDRPTRSTAVLLVLGDSLAFHGPERPEPADEPRLWPNVAAAALGARAEIVAGTGWTARHAWHALVSDPRVWAVLPAVDALVLGVGGMDTLPSPLPTAVRELIPVLRPDGLRRRARAAYLRAQPVLASTFATVLPGGGPVALPPRLTVQYLERCRSAVLAVRPGLPVVAVLPPPHRAECYASVHPGRLRAELATRRWAEASGVTLLDLPALVTDHVLGGHGNPDGMHWGWDAHAAVGAACARLLEAARAG; from the coding sequence GTGGACCGCCCAACGCGTTCGACGGCGGTGCTGCTGGTGCTCGGCGACTCGCTCGCCTTCCACGGTCCGGAGCGGCCGGAGCCTGCCGACGAGCCACGGCTGTGGCCCAACGTCGCCGCGGCCGCGCTCGGGGCCAGGGCGGAGATCGTCGCCGGCACCGGCTGGACCGCGCGCCACGCCTGGCACGCGCTGGTCTCCGACCCGCGGGTCTGGGCGGTCCTGCCGGCGGTCGACGCGCTCGTGCTCGGTGTGGGCGGGATGGACACGCTGCCGTCGCCGCTGCCCACCGCGGTGCGGGAGCTGATCCCGGTGCTGCGGCCGGACGGCCTGCGTCGTCGCGCCCGGGCGGCGTACCTGCGCGCGCAGCCCGTGCTCGCCAGCACCTTCGCCACCGTCCTGCCGGGCGGCGGGCCGGTGGCGCTGCCGCCGCGGCTCACCGTGCAGTACCTGGAGCGGTGCCGCAGCGCCGTGCTCGCGGTCCGTCCCGGTCTGCCCGTCGTGGCCGTCCTGCCGCCGCCGCACCGCGCCGAGTGCTACGCGTCGGTGCACCCCGGGCGGCTCCGGGCAGAGCTGGCCACCCGGAGGTGGGCGGAGGCGTCCGGGGTGACCCTCCTGGACCTGCCCGCGCTCGTCACCGACCACGTGCTCGGCGGCCACGGCAACCCGGACGGGATGCACTGGGGCTGGGACGCGCACGCGGCGGTCGGTGCGGCGTGCGCGCGGTTGCTGGAGGCCGCCCGAGCCGGTTGA
- a CDS encoding winged helix-turn-helix transcriptional regulator, with amino-acid sequence MLGKTYDSQVCSVARTLEVVGERWSLLIVRDALFTGATRYSDFQRSLGIATNVLATRLDGFVAAGIMRRHTYSEQPELYEYLLTGKGRALAHAVVALAEWGDRWVTDGAPPTRYVHSVCGTGVSQQTTCAHCGSVDDPAEIEAVIGPGALR; translated from the coding sequence GTGCTGGGGAAGACCTACGACTCGCAGGTGTGTTCGGTCGCGCGCACCCTCGAGGTGGTCGGCGAACGCTGGAGCCTGTTGATCGTTCGCGACGCGCTGTTCACGGGGGCGACCCGCTACAGCGACTTCCAGCGCAGCCTGGGCATCGCGACCAACGTCCTCGCGACCCGGCTCGACGGTTTCGTGGCGGCCGGGATCATGCGGCGCCACACGTACTCGGAGCAGCCCGAACTGTACGAGTACCTGCTGACCGGCAAGGGGCGCGCGCTCGCGCACGCGGTGGTCGCGCTCGCCGAATGGGGCGACCGCTGGGTGACGGACGGAGCACCGCCGACCCGCTACGTCCACTCCGTGTGCGGCACCGGAGTCAGCCAGCAGACGACGTGCGCCCACTGCGGCAGCGTCGACGACCCGGCCGAGATCGAAGCTGTGATCGGGCCCGGAGCCCTGCGGTGA
- a CDS encoding SRPBCC family protein yields MTQVDRKQNYTSTFSVERTPQEAFEAITNVRGWWSEEVEGVTDQVGGEFDHHFKDVHRCRIRVTELVPGRKVAWRVLDNYFNFITDQAEWKDTEIVFDISETDGGAEVRFTHVGLVPQYECYDVCSNAWSGYLDGSLRNLINTGEGQPNPRENGDAPAHQDAASVVRAAKASHV; encoded by the coding sequence ATGACACAAGTTGACCGGAAGCAGAACTACACCAGCACCTTCTCGGTGGAACGCACACCGCAGGAGGCGTTCGAGGCCATCACCAACGTCCGCGGTTGGTGGTCGGAAGAGGTCGAGGGCGTCACCGACCAGGTCGGCGGCGAGTTCGACCACCACTTCAAGGACGTCCACCGATGCCGGATCCGCGTCACGGAGCTCGTGCCCGGCCGGAAGGTCGCATGGCGCGTTCTCGACAACTACTTCAACTTCATCACCGACCAGGCCGAATGGAAGGACACGGAGATCGTCTTCGACATCTCGGAGACGGACGGCGGGGCGGAGGTCCGTTTCACCCACGTCGGCCTGGTTCCGCAGTACGAGTGCTACGACGTGTGCTCCAACGCGTGGAGCGGCTACCTCGACGGCAGCCTGCGCAACCTGATCAACACGGGGGAGGGGCAACCCAACCCCCGCGAGAACGGGGACGCCCCCGCCCACCAGGACGCCGCCTCCGTGGTGCGCGCCGCCAAGGCGAGCCACGTCTGA
- a CDS encoding SDR family NAD(P)-dependent oxidoreductase has protein sequence MAAVEGKIILITGANRGIGRALLEEVLRRGARQAYAATREPFAHPDERVVPLRLDVTDATQVQQAARTVSSLDVLVNNAGVALYDGLEDRAVLEHHLAVNLLGVHGVTQAFLPHLTRSRGAVVNNLAVGAVAPLPFIASYSISKAAAFSLTQVQRALLADRGIRVHAVLTGPTETDMSRDFDAPKASPESVARAVFDGVENQEEDIFPDSLSRVMAAGWQSSPAKALEREYAAIAAGERAGTVP, from the coding sequence ATGGCCGCGGTCGAAGGCAAGATCATCCTGATCACGGGCGCCAACCGAGGCATCGGACGAGCGCTGCTGGAGGAGGTTCTGCGCAGGGGGGCCCGGCAGGCGTACGCGGCCACGCGCGAACCGTTCGCCCATCCGGACGAGCGAGTCGTGCCCCTGCGGCTCGACGTCACCGACGCGACGCAGGTGCAGCAGGCCGCCCGGACGGTCTCCTCGCTCGACGTCCTCGTCAACAACGCCGGCGTGGCGCTGTACGACGGTCTCGAGGACCGCGCCGTGCTCGAACACCACCTCGCCGTCAACCTCCTCGGCGTGCACGGCGTCACACAGGCGTTCCTGCCCCACCTGACCCGTTCCCGTGGCGCCGTGGTCAACAACCTGGCCGTGGGGGCAGTCGCCCCGCTGCCGTTCATCGCGTCCTACTCGATCTCGAAGGCGGCCGCGTTCTCGCTGACACAGGTGCAGCGGGCACTCCTCGCCGACCGAGGCATCCGGGTCCACGCCGTCCTCACCGGCCCGACCGAAACCGACATGTCCCGCGACTTCGACGCCCCGAAGGCGTCGCCGGAGTCGGTCGCACGAGCCGTCTTCGACGGCGTGGAGAACCAGGAGGAAGACATCTTCCCCGACTCCCTGTCGCGGGTCATGGCCGCCGGTTGGCAGAGCAGTCCGGCCAAGGCGCTGGAGCGCGAGTACGCGGCCATCGCGGCAGGCGAGCGCGCCGGAACAGTCCCGTGA
- a CDS encoding VOC family protein produces the protein MITPKPGSIVLGTTRPTELRDWYRRALAPGAAEEGPIDLGGFLLVIEQRDDVDAKNGEPGRMILNFHVDDFDAVEAQLLEAGVEWVTPADDRPSGRFGTFADPDGNYLQIIQFTQRP, from the coding sequence ATGATCACGCCGAAGCCGGGCAGCATCGTCCTGGGCACCACGCGACCCACCGAACTGCGCGACTGGTACCGCCGGGCCCTCGCGCCCGGCGCCGCTGAAGAAGGCCCGATCGACCTCGGCGGCTTCCTGCTGGTCATCGAGCAGCGTGACGACGTCGACGCGAAGAACGGCGAGCCGGGCCGGATGATCCTGAACTTCCACGTCGACGACTTCGACGCCGTCGAAGCGCAGCTGCTGGAGGCCGGCGTGGAGTGGGTCACCCCAGCGGACGACCGCCCGTCCGGGCGCTTCGGGACCTTCGCCGACCCGGACGGGAACTACCTCCAGATCATCCAGTTCACGCAGCGCCCGTAG
- a CDS encoding winged helix-turn-helix transcriptional regulator, with translation MLGKTYDSQVCSIARALELVGERWSLLIVRDALFAGTTRYVEFQRRLRIATNILQSRLDGFVDAGIMQRRSRSSAGPEYVLTDKGRDLAPVLIALTHWGDRWAAPDGPPIRYVHETCGAPVTMDITCASCGTVVGTDEVLAQPGPGMPAEYLERMTALRAAR, from the coding sequence ATGCTCGGAAAGACCTACGACTCGCAGGTCTGCTCCATCGCGCGTGCCCTGGAGCTGGTCGGGGAACGGTGGAGCCTGCTGATCGTTCGCGACGCGTTGTTCGCCGGCACGACGCGCTACGTCGAGTTCCAGCGGCGACTCCGGATCGCGACGAACATCCTGCAGAGCCGCCTCGACGGGTTCGTCGACGCGGGGATCATGCAGCGGCGGTCGAGGTCGTCGGCTGGGCCGGAGTACGTGCTGACCGACAAGGGGCGCGACCTCGCCCCCGTCCTCATCGCGCTCACCCACTGGGGCGATCGGTGGGCCGCCCCCGACGGCCCACCGATCCGCTACGTCCACGAGACGTGCGGGGCACCCGTGACCATGGACATCACCTGCGCTTCCTGCGGGACCGTCGTCGGCACCGACGAGGTGCTCGCCCAGCCCGGTCCCGGCATGCCCGCCGAGTACCTCGAGCGCATGACCGCCCTCCGAGCCGCTCGCTGA
- a CDS encoding DegV family protein, translating to MPVAVVTDSTSYLPEGVAEDRGIRVVALEVRLGGRVGREGIDIDAAELSTALADRHLDVQTSRPTPAEFSASYHAAFAAGADEVVSVHLSRELSGTWDSARLAAEEFGPRVHVVDSRSTGMGLGFAVLAAAEAAQEGAPGSEVAAAAEAVAARCRLFFSVETLDRLRRGGRIGAAAALVGTALAVKPLLHVAQGRIVPLEKVRTTARAAQRLVELAVKAAGDGPVDLAVHHLAAATRAEEVAAKLRERLPHVARLLVSEVGAVIGAHVGPGLLGVVVVPKG from the coding sequence GTGCCCGTCGCCGTCGTCACCGACTCCACCTCGTACCTCCCCGAGGGCGTGGCGGAGGACCGCGGGATCAGGGTCGTCGCGCTCGAGGTCCGGCTCGGCGGCCGCGTCGGCCGCGAGGGCATCGACATCGACGCCGCCGAGCTGTCCACCGCGCTCGCTGATCGGCACCTCGACGTGCAGACGTCCCGGCCGACACCTGCGGAGTTCAGCGCGTCCTACCACGCCGCGTTCGCCGCCGGAGCCGACGAGGTGGTGTCGGTGCACCTGTCGCGGGAGCTATCCGGCACGTGGGACTCGGCGCGGCTCGCGGCCGAGGAGTTCGGTCCCCGCGTGCACGTTGTCGACTCCCGGTCGACCGGAATGGGGCTGGGCTTCGCGGTGCTGGCCGCGGCGGAGGCCGCGCAGGAGGGGGCGCCGGGGAGCGAGGTCGCGGCCGCCGCGGAGGCCGTCGCGGCGCGGTGCCGCCTGTTCTTCTCCGTCGAGACGCTCGACCGCCTCCGCCGCGGCGGGCGGATCGGGGCCGCGGCAGCACTGGTCGGCACCGCTCTGGCGGTGAAGCCCCTGCTGCACGTCGCGCAGGGACGCATCGTGCCCCTGGAGAAGGTCCGCACCACGGCCCGCGCCGCCCAGCGGCTCGTGGAGCTCGCCGTGAAGGCGGCGGGGGACGGCCCGGTCGACCTCGCGGTGCACCACCTCGCGGCGGCCACGCGCGCCGAGGAGGTCGCCGCCAAGCTGCGGGAGCGGCTGCCCCACGTGGCCCGGCTGCTCGTGTCGGAGGTCGGAGCCGTGATCGGCGCGCACGTCGGGCCCGGCCTGCTCGGTGTGGTCGTGGTGCCGAAGGGCTGA
- a CDS encoding ComEA family DNA-binding protein → MTRSESPVLPASPEPERVPSAGVLGLGGVWPPPPGRPNRLDPPTVPDLLAGMPEAQPRAGPRRSRERVAPDEERHDIGADDPFAAPPEPFGRVGTALRRLAPASWRGARVDPGRPGATALALVAAVAAVAAAVGVWFERPRAEPVPELPAVTVSAAETAAPAAPLPAAATTAEAPTAPPAPLVVNVSGKVHRPGLVEVPEGARVADVLDAAGGALPGTDLSALNLARRVADGEQVAVGVPAAPDAAPVPAPGAPPSAPTGARTGKVDLNAATVEQLDALPGVGPVMAQRILEWRNRHGRFTRVEQLREIEGIGERRFAQLREMVAV, encoded by the coding sequence ATGACGCGATCCGAATCCCCCGTCCTGCCCGCGTCGCCCGAACCCGAGCGGGTGCCTTCGGCGGGCGTGCTCGGGCTCGGCGGGGTCTGGCCGCCGCCACCGGGAAGGCCGAACCGCCTCGACCCGCCCACCGTGCCGGACCTGCTGGCCGGCATGCCCGAGGCGCAGCCGCGGGCGGGCCCGCGCCGGTCGCGGGAGCGTGTCGCCCCCGACGAGGAGCGCCACGACATCGGAGCGGACGATCCGTTCGCGGCCCCGCCCGAGCCGTTCGGTCGCGTCGGTACCGCGCTGCGGCGGCTGGCGCCCGCGTCGTGGCGCGGGGCGCGCGTCGACCCCGGCCGGCCCGGTGCCACCGCGCTCGCGCTCGTAGCGGCGGTGGCCGCCGTGGCGGCGGCCGTGGGGGTCTGGTTCGAGCGGCCGCGGGCCGAGCCCGTGCCCGAGTTGCCTGCGGTCACCGTGTCCGCTGCCGAGACCGCAGCGCCTGCGGCACCGCTTCCGGCGGCCGCCACCACCGCCGAAGCCCCCACCGCGCCACCGGCCCCGCTCGTGGTGAACGTGTCGGGCAAGGTCCACCGGCCCGGCCTGGTGGAGGTGCCGGAGGGCGCCCGCGTCGCCGACGTGCTCGACGCAGCAGGCGGCGCACTCCCGGGCACCGACCTGTCCGCGCTCAACCTGGCGCGCCGCGTCGCCGACGGCGAGCAGGTCGCGGTGGGAGTCCCGGCCGCGCCGGACGCGGCTCCGGTTCCGGCTCCCGGCGCCCCACCGTCGGCGCCCACCGGCGCTCGCACCGGCAAGGTCGACCTCAACGCCGCCACCGTCGAACAGCTGGACGCCCTGCCCGGGGTGGGCCCCGTCATGGCCCAGCGGATCCTCGAGTGGCGCAACCGGCACGGCCGGTTCACGCGCGTGGAACAGCTGCGGGAGATCGAGGGCATCGGAGAGCGCCGGTTCGCGCAGCTGAGGGAGATGGTGGCGGTGTGA
- a CDS encoding ComEC/Rec2 family competence protein has protein sequence MTLLVPPPAADLDPPRPPDLRLVPAALAVWAVVLLGIGLGPVAAVVVLVACALLVGSTVARRRGAAWVLAAGGCAGAAALVVAAHALMVERHPLRGPAERGAAATLRVTVSDDPRPIRGTGYGARPGEAGQVLVPAVLERAEVGAGGWVVGGRLLLIAPAGEWATLLPGQAATAQGLLAPASRRDLTVAVLRVRGPPGEVAAPPWWQHAAGGLRTGLREAAQVLPAAPGGLLPGLAVGDTSRLTAEVEADFRAAGLSHLLAVSGANLAIVAGAVLALLRLLRADPRLAAAVSAAAVLGFVVLARPSPSVVRAAAMAGVVLLALAMGRGRSAVPALAAAVLVLLLVDPALAVDPGFALSVLATAALVLLAPGWSTALQHCGVPRWVAEALTVPAAAFLATAPLVAGLNAQVSPVAIVANLLAVPAVAPATVLGVLAAVLSPLGPLPAQACAWLAGPALWWLVLVADRAAAVPGAVLDWPGGLPGAVLLGLLVLGLLLFGRSPRWRALLCAVALGLALVLVPTRFAPPGWPPPGWAMVACDVGQGDAIVLATGRPGWVVLVDAGPDDGPVDACLDRLGVQGIALVVLSHLHADHVGGLAGALRDRAVAGVAVGPVREPGWALRDVAGTAGGTGVPLVALTAGRRLEWPALTLDVIGPQHPAAFVDGDDGTAVNDGSLVLRARTAAGTVLLTGDVELAAQTDLLASGADLRADVLKMPHHGSRYTSVEFLNAVSPRAVLVSVGAGNRYRHPDPGLIGGLERAGATVRRTDTAGDIALVGRRAEEDLEVVSRGSPLPAPR, from the coding sequence GTGACGCTCCTCGTCCCCCCGCCTGCCGCCGACCTCGATCCGCCGCGGCCGCCCGACCTGCGGTTGGTGCCGGCAGCGCTCGCGGTGTGGGCGGTCGTGCTGCTGGGCATCGGGCTCGGCCCGGTCGCGGCGGTGGTCGTCCTGGTCGCGTGCGCGCTGCTCGTCGGGTCCACGGTGGCGCGGCGGCGTGGAGCGGCGTGGGTGCTCGCCGCCGGCGGCTGCGCGGGAGCGGCCGCGCTCGTGGTCGCCGCACACGCCCTGATGGTCGAGCGGCACCCGCTCCGGGGTCCGGCCGAACGAGGCGCTGCCGCGACGTTGCGGGTCACCGTCTCCGACGACCCGCGGCCGATCCGGGGCACCGGCTACGGGGCGCGGCCCGGCGAGGCGGGCCAGGTGCTCGTGCCGGCGGTGCTGGAGCGGGCGGAGGTCGGCGCCGGCGGCTGGGTGGTGGGCGGCCGGCTGCTGCTGATCGCGCCCGCCGGCGAGTGGGCCACGCTGCTCCCCGGCCAGGCCGCCACCGCTCAAGGGCTGCTCGCGCCGGCGAGCCGCCGGGATCTCACGGTCGCAGTTCTGCGGGTCCGGGGCCCGCCGGGGGAGGTCGCGGCGCCGCCGTGGTGGCAACACGCGGCCGGCGGGCTTAGGACCGGATTGCGGGAGGCCGCGCAGGTGCTGCCGGCCGCGCCGGGCGGGCTGCTCCCGGGGCTGGCGGTCGGCGACACGAGCCGGCTCACAGCCGAGGTCGAGGCCGACTTCCGGGCGGCGGGGCTCAGCCACCTGCTGGCGGTGTCCGGTGCGAACCTCGCGATCGTCGCCGGTGCGGTGCTCGCGCTGCTGCGCCTGCTGCGGGCCGACCCCCGACTGGCCGCCGCGGTCAGTGCGGCCGCGGTGCTGGGGTTCGTGGTGCTCGCCCGGCCGTCGCCGAGCGTCGTGCGGGCGGCGGCGATGGCGGGCGTCGTGCTGCTCGCGCTGGCGATGGGGCGTGGGCGATCCGCGGTTCCCGCGCTGGCGGCAGCGGTGCTGGTGCTGCTGCTGGTCGATCCTGCACTCGCCGTCGACCCGGGGTTCGCGTTGTCCGTGCTCGCCACCGCCGCGCTGGTCCTGCTCGCGCCGGGCTGGTCGACCGCGCTGCAGCACTGCGGCGTGCCGCGGTGGGTGGCGGAGGCGCTCACCGTGCCCGCGGCCGCGTTCCTCGCCACCGCGCCGCTGGTCGCGGGGCTGAACGCGCAGGTGAGCCCCGTCGCGATCGTCGCCAACCTGCTCGCGGTGCCCGCCGTCGCCCCGGCCACCGTGCTGGGTGTGCTCGCCGCGGTGCTCTCGCCGCTGGGTCCGTTGCCGGCACAGGCGTGCGCGTGGCTGGCCGGGCCCGCCCTCTGGTGGCTGGTGCTGGTGGCCGACCGGGCCGCGGCCGTGCCGGGCGCGGTGCTCGACTGGCCGGGCGGGCTACCGGGCGCGGTGCTGCTGGGCCTGCTGGTGCTGGGGTTGCTGTTGTTCGGCCGGTCCCCGCGTTGGCGGGCGCTGCTCTGCGCCGTCGCGCTCGGGCTCGCGCTCGTGCTGGTGCCCACGCGCTTCGCGCCGCCGGGATGGCCGCCGCCCGGATGGGCGATGGTCGCCTGCGACGTCGGGCAAGGGGATGCCATCGTCCTCGCCACGGGCCGGCCCGGCTGGGTCGTGCTGGTCGACGCCGGCCCGGACGACGGCCCGGTCGACGCATGCCTCGACCGGCTCGGCGTGCAGGGGATCGCCCTGGTCGTGCTCAGCCATCTGCACGCCGACCACGTCGGCGGTCTGGCCGGCGCGCTGCGCGACCGCGCGGTCGCAGGCGTCGCGGTCGGGCCCGTGCGCGAGCCGGGGTGGGCGTTGCGGGACGTGGCCGGCACGGCGGGCGGCACCGGCGTGCCGCTCGTCGCGCTCACTGCCGGCAGGCGGTTGGAATGGCCTGCGCTCACGCTCGACGTGATCGGGCCGCAGCACCCCGCCGCGTTCGTCGACGGTGACGACGGCACCGCGGTCAACGACGGCTCGCTGGTGCTGCGGGCCCGCACCGCAGCCGGCACGGTGCTGCTCACCGGCGACGTGGAGCTCGCCGCGCAGACCGACCTGCTCGCGTCCGGCGCCGACCTGCGTGCCGACGTCCTGAAGATGCCGCATCACGGCAGCCGCTACACGTCGGTGGAGTTCCTCAACGCGGTGTCCCCGCGCGCGGTGCTGGTCAGCGTCGGCGCCGGCAACCGCTACCGCCACCCCGATCCCGGCCTGATCGGCGGCCTGGAGCGGGCCGGTGCCACCGTCCGGCGCACCGACACGGCCGGCGACATCGCCCTGGTGGGGCGGCGCGCCGAGGAGGATTTGGAGGTCGTCTCGCGTGGTTCCCCGTTGCCGGCGCCGCGATGA
- a CDS encoding oxygenase MpaB family protein, with the protein MTGRRTCPDDGLFGPDSVTWRVHLEPVLWVGGFRALLLQSLHPRVIRATYQNSALFDPRRARSRFQRTVEFVGVRTFGSTADVERAAARVRRLHAALRGYDPDTGETFRIDEPAYLLWVHCAEIDSYTDIALRAGVIDDGEAEQYLAESVRAARVMGLPDAPASRAEMREYMRRTRPVLTLTDEARTAVGGMFAPRSQAPTTTKVAVPALATLAMATLPRWARRMYGLPGIPTTDLGATITLRALRLATGLLPDAPAPPEIERARRLVHDRPRKRPAIAAGSRALTETKDVFIRTEG; encoded by the coding sequence GTGACCGGACGCAGAACCTGCCCTGACGATGGCCTGTTCGGGCCCGACTCCGTCACGTGGCGCGTGCACCTCGAACCCGTGCTCTGGGTCGGCGGGTTCCGCGCGCTGCTGCTGCAGTCACTGCACCCCCGCGTGATCCGGGCGACGTACCAGAACTCGGCTTTGTTCGACCCGCGCCGGGCGAGGTCGCGCTTCCAACGGACCGTCGAGTTCGTCGGCGTGCGCACGTTCGGCTCTACGGCCGACGTCGAGCGGGCCGCGGCGCGGGTACGCAGGCTGCACGCCGCGCTGCGCGGCTACGATCCGGACACCGGCGAGACGTTCCGCATCGACGAGCCGGCCTACCTGCTGTGGGTGCACTGCGCTGAGATCGACTCCTACACCGACATCGCTCTCCGGGCAGGTGTGATCGACGACGGCGAGGCCGAGCAGTACCTGGCCGAGAGCGTGCGCGCCGCGCGTGTCATGGGGCTGCCTGATGCGCCGGCCTCTCGCGCCGAGATGCGGGAATACATGCGGCGCACCAGGCCGGTGCTCACGCTCACCGACGAGGCGCGCACGGCCGTCGGCGGAATGTTCGCGCCGCGCAGCCAGGCGCCCACCACCACGAAGGTGGCGGTCCCGGCGCTCGCCACACTCGCGATGGCGACGCTCCCCCGGTGGGCCCGGCGGATGTACGGGCTGCCCGGGATCCCGACCACCGACCTCGGCGCCACGATCACCCTGCGCGCCCTCCGGCTCGCCACCGGCCTGCTGCCCGACGCGCCCGCCCCGCCGGAGATCGAGCGGGCCCGCCGGCTCGTGCATGATCGACCGCGAAAACGTCCGGCCATCGCCGCCGGCAGCAGGGCCTTAACCGAGACCAAGGACGTCTTCATCCGGACGGAGGGCTGA
- a CDS encoding phage holin family protein, whose translation MTTSRPRGSAGSPAGGSGRPKSPSTESPGTEVIRGFVDDVRELLQQELRTAQEELAGKARVASEGVLLLGVAVVLGALAAGASTVMILRMLEKVLPPTMAATVATVVFAAAAGVLAAAGLAEIRRALPLIPERALDELREEIREVMPS comes from the coding sequence ATGACGACCTCACGACCGCGCGGATCGGCGGGCAGCCCCGCCGGAGGGTCCGGTCGACCCAAGAGCCCCAGCACCGAGAGCCCCGGCACCGAGGTGATCCGCGGCTTCGTCGACGACGTGCGCGAGCTGCTCCAGCAGGAGCTGCGCACCGCGCAGGAGGAGTTGGCCGGCAAGGCGCGCGTGGCCTCTGAGGGGGTGCTGTTGCTCGGTGTCGCCGTGGTGCTCGGCGCGTTGGCCGCAGGCGCCTCCACTGTGATGATTCTGCGGATGCTGGAGAAGGTTCTCCCCCCGACGATGGCGGCCACGGTCGCGACGGTCGTTTTCGCCGCCGCCGCCGGAGTGCTCGCCGCGGCAGGCCTCGCGGAGATCCGGCGTGCGTTGCCGCTCATTCCGGAGCGGGCACTCGACGAGCTGCGCGAGGAGATCCGTGAGGTGATGCCGAGCTGA
- a CDS encoding homocysteine S-methyltransferase family protein, producing MTGRRQRSRREWVRQISTSSGAAMSTYRHALPQLSDRVFLTDGGIETSLIYDQGMELPHFAAFVLLDDEAGRAALRRYLQPYLSIARDAGLGLVLESATWRANRDWGERLGYSRNALADVNRAAVELLGKLRGEYATADGPVVLSGCIGPRDDGYQPESLMTASQAEEYHTEQVATFQMTDADLVTAITMTHTGEAIGIARAAQAHGLPSVISFTVETDGRLPSGETLEEAIKTVDEETASAPAYYMVNCAHPTHVDTTLIAGESWNARVRGLRANASTMSHAELDVAEELDTGDIEDLGARYAALREKLPRLTVLGGCCGTDARHIDAIRRHCIA from the coding sequence GTGACAGGGCGCCGACAGCGCTCGCGTCGAGAGTGGGTTCGTCAGATCTCGACCAGCAGTGGAGCCGCAATGAGCACATACCGGCACGCGTTGCCTCAGCTGTCCGACCGGGTCTTCCTGACCGACGGCGGCATCGAGACGTCGCTCATCTACGACCAGGGCATGGAACTGCCCCACTTCGCCGCCTTCGTCCTGCTCGACGACGAGGCCGGGCGCGCCGCGCTCCGCCGCTATTTGCAGCCGTATCTGTCCATCGCACGCGACGCCGGTCTGGGCCTTGTTCTGGAGTCCGCGACGTGGCGGGCCAACCGCGACTGGGGCGAGCGGTTGGGCTACTCGCGGAACGCACTCGCGGACGTGAATCGCGCCGCCGTCGAGCTGCTGGGGAAGCTGCGTGGCGAGTACGCGACGGCGGACGGTCCGGTAGTGCTCAGCGGTTGCATCGGCCCTCGAGACGACGGTTACCAGCCGGAATCGCTCATGACTGCTTCGCAGGCGGAGGAGTACCACACCGAGCAGGTGGCCACCTTCCAGATGACGGACGCCGACCTGGTCACCGCGATCACGATGACGCACACAGGTGAGGCGATCGGCATCGCGCGGGCCGCGCAGGCGCACGGCCTCCCCAGCGTCATTTCGTTCACGGTCGAGACCGACGGTCGGCTGCCCTCCGGGGAGACGCTGGAGGAGGCGATCAAGACGGTGGACGAGGAGACTGCATCCGCGCCGGCGTACTACATGGTCAACTGTGCGCACCCGACGCACGTGGACACGACCCTCATCGCCGGGGAGTCCTGGAACGCGCGCGTCCGCGGATTGCGAGCCAACGCCTCGACGATGAGCCACGCCGAGCTGGACGTCGCCGAGGAGCTGGACACCGGCGACATCGAAGATCTCGGAGCGCGCTACGCCGCGCTTCGCGAGAAGCTGCCGCGGCTGACCGTGCTGGGCGGTTGCTGCGGCACCGACGCCCGGCACATCGATGCCATTCGTCGGCACTGCATCGCCTGA
- a CDS encoding peptidoglycan-binding domain-containing protein — MNTTTTTATDVQQPGQQPERRSSGARTVGIAVGCAVVGAAVTAGLVLGLGGLTAGAAPSSPSSAGQGGGYSAGFTPSGGHVEVPSAPAGAPSHHHVVPNPPAPPKPPAPSAAVSTLQRELGQLNYYEGPVSGVMNSQTTQAITYLQRDAGLPQTGTMNAATEQALVQFLAHGNNQMAS, encoded by the coding sequence ATGAACACCACGACCACCACCGCCACCGACGTCCAGCAGCCCGGCCAGCAGCCCGAGCGGCGCAGCTCCGGCGCCCGCACCGTGGGGATCGCCGTCGGGTGCGCCGTCGTCGGCGCGGCCGTCACCGCGGGCCTCGTGCTGGGCCTCGGCGGCCTGACCGCCGGCGCAGCCCCGTCGAGCCCCTCGTCCGCCGGCCAGGGCGGCGGGTACTCCGCCGGTTTCACGCCGAGCGGCGGACACGTCGAGGTCCCGTCCGCGCCCGCGGGTGCTCCCTCTCACCACCACGTGGTCCCGAACCCGCCCGCGCCGCCGAAGCCACCGGCTCCCTCCGCCGCGGTCTCGACACTGCAGCGGGAGCTGGGCCAGCTCAACTACTACGAGGGCCCGGTCAGCGGGGTCATGAACAGCCAGACCACGCAGGCCATCACCTACCTGCAGCGCGACGCCGGCCTGCCGCAGACGGGCACCATGAACGCCGCGACCGAGCAGGCGCTGGTCCAGTTCCTCGCGCACGGCAACAACCAGATGGCGTCCTGA